In Candidatus Thermoplasmatota archaeon, the sequence GGCGATATTGTGATTGGTATCAGTGGAAGTGGAAATTCTCCAAATGTTATTGAGGGAATTGAGTTTGCAAAAAAAATTGGATGTTATACAATTGGTTTTGCAGGTTTTGACGGTGGAAAACTCAAAAAGGTTGCTGATGAATGTATCGTCGTTGAAAATCATAACATGCAGCACAGTGAGGATATGCATACCCTGCTCGGTCATATGATTGCATTTCTGATGTCTGAAGCGAAATGAGTATGGATAAAGTTGTTTTTCTTGATCGTGATGGAACGATCAGCAGGGACAGTGTTGATCATATTAAGTCATGGGAGGAGTTTGTTTTCCTTCCGAATGCAAGAGAGGGGATCGCATTACTTACCAAGCATGGATTTCATATTATCATTATTACAAATCAGTCAGTGATCGCTCGTAAGATGATGACACGCGCAGAGTTGAATCGATTGCATAAAAACATGGTCCATGAGATTAAAAAAGTTGGCGGACGTATCGATAAAATCTATTTCTGTCCACACCATCCTGATGATGGATGTAGCTGCCGGAAGCCACAGCCAGGATTGATTCAGCAGGCGATCAGGGAAAACAAGATTGATCCGAAAAAAGCCTACATGGTTGGTGATCGAATCATGGATATTCAGGTTGGAAAGGCAGTTGGATGTGCTACGATTTTGATTGCCAATGACCGAGGAATAGCTGAACTCAAGGAAAACAGGGTGCAACCTGAGTACATCGCGCAGGATCTCATGGACGCTGCGCAGTGGATCATCAAAGATTTTTCATCAAAATAAAAAAAGATACTGTTATTTCTCCCGAGTTTTTTTCATGCTTTCGTATTCTTTTTTTACCATGGTGTCAAAGTATTTTCCTGATCCTAGGAAAACGCTGATGAAGTGAGCTGCAACGCCAATGCCCCATCCAAATACCGGGCCGAACATGATCGGCATAAGATTAACGT encodes:
- the gmhB gene encoding D-glycero-beta-D-manno-heptose 1,7-bisphosphate 7-phosphatase, with protein sequence MDKVVFLDRDGTISRDSVDHIKSWEEFVFLPNAREGIALLTKHGFHIIIITNQSVIARKMMTRAELNRLHKNMVHEIKKVGGRIDKIYFCPHHPDDGCSCRKPQPGLIQQAIRENKIDPKKAYMVGDRIMDIQVGKAVGCATILIANDRGIAELKENRVQPEYIAQDLMDAAQWIIKDFSSK
- a CDS encoding 2TM domain-containing protein, which encodes MEFEQELMMKAEKRAKDKIGFYIHFACYVLVNLSLFIFYRSLISADVNLMPIMFGPVFGWGIGVAAHFISVFLGSGKYFDTMVKKEYESMKKTREK